The segment GTGGCTGCTGTTGCTGCGGATGCTTGCCGTGGCGGCGGTGATCATCGGCCTTGCCGGTCCGGTGCTGAATCCCGAGGACAAGGCGCAGGCAGGCGGCAATGCGCCGCTACTGGTTCTGATGGACGCGAGCTGGGCCAGCGCCGCGGATTGGCGCGCGCGGGTCGAGGCGATGGATGCGCTGTTGACCCGTGCCGCGCGCGACGACCGGCCGGTGGCGCTGGTTCGGCTGACCGCGCCCGAGGCACCGCAATTTCAGACCGCCGACAGCTGGCGCACGCGCCTGAGTGGTGTAATGCCGGAACCATGGGAGCCGGACGCTGCCCGCATGACCCGCATGGCGACCCTGCTGCCCACAACCGGTTTTGACACCTACTGGCTGTCCGACGGGCTGGCCCGCGACGGCCGCGCGCCCCTGCTGTCGGCGCTTGAGGCGCAGGGCAATGTCACCGTCTTTGAATCCCCCCGCAGCCTTTATGCCTTGGAGCCCGCAGGCTTTGCCGAGGGCAACGTCGCGCTGACCCTGCGCCGCCTGCGCCCCGGCACCGCATCCGAGGTGGCCGTGGTCGCGCAGGGTCTTGACCCCGCCGGCAACCCCGCGACGTTGGCCCGCGTGTCAGTAACATTCGAACCCGACGCGATCAACGCCACAACCGAGCTGTCGCTGCCGTCCGAATTGCGCGCCCGCATCACACGGTTCGAAGTCGAGGGCACCCGCAGCGCCGGTGCCGTCAGCCTGCCCGATGACAGCCTGCGCCGACGCGAAGTCGCGCTGATCGCAGGTCGTGAGGATCGCGAAGGGCTGGAGCTTCTTTCGCCGTTGCACTACCTGCACCGCGCGCTGGAACCGACTGCCGATCTGCTGGACGGGGCGCTGCTGGATATCCTGCCCGCCAACCCGGATGTTATCGTGCTGGCCGATGTCGCGACACTCGGCGGCGCAGAGCAAGAGACGCTGCTGGACTGGATCGACAAGGGCGGGCTGCTGCTGCGCTTTGCCGGGCCGCGCCTTGCTGCGTCGGATGTCAGTCGCGACGCTGAGGATCCGCTGATGCCCGTGCGCCTGCGCGCCGGTGGGCGCAGCGTCGGTGGCGCGATGAGCTGGGGGGAACCCAAATCGCTGGCCCCGTTTGATACCCAAAGCCCCTTTGCCGGACTGGCGATACCGGCGGATGTCACAGTAACTGCGCAGGTCATGGCACAGCCCGATCCGACGCTGGCGGACCGGGTTATTGCGCAACTGACCGACGGCACACCGCTGGTCACACGCAAACGGATCGGTCAGGGGCAGGTGGTGCTGTTTCACGTCTCGGCCAACGCCGAATGGTCGTCGCTGCCGCTATCGGGCCTGTTCGTGCAGATGCTGGAACGCATGGCGGTATCGTCGACCCCCACCACGCCCGAGGCTGACGATTTGGTCGGCACGGTCTGGCAGCCGGAGACCGTCCTCGACGCCTTTGGTGCCGAACGCGATGGTGGCACTCTGCCCGGCGTCGCGGGTGAGGATCTGGTGATCTCGCCGCTTGGTCCTGACCTGCGCCCTGGACTCTATTCGGGCAGCGACCGCAGTCTGGCCCGCAACGTGATTTCAGCCGAAACCGTGCTGGCCGCCGCCGCATGGCCCCCCGGCATCCCGGTTGAGGGGCTGACCCATTCCCGGGAAACACCGCTGTCGGGCTGGTTGCTCGGTTTGGCGACATTGTTGCTGCTGGCAGATGTGATCGCATCGCTGACGCTGTCGGGAAGGTTGCGCAGAGCGCGGGTGGTGACGCCGGTTCTGGCGTTGCTACTGGTAATCCCGCAGCTGGGACGCGCGCAGGATGCCTTTGCCCTTGCCGCGACGTCGGAACTGGTGCTGGCGCATGTCATTACCGGCGATGCGCAACTGGATGATCTGGCGCATGCCGGGTTGCGCGGGCTGTCGGAAACGCTGTTTTTTCGCACCTCGGTCGAACCGTCGGACCCAATGGCGGTGAACCTTGAGACGGATGAGCTGGCGTTTTTTCCGATCTTGTATTGGCCAGTCACGCCGTCACAACCAACCCCGTCAGACGAGGCTTATGCCAAGCTGAACACCTATCTGCGCTCGGGTGGGATGATCCTGTTCGATACTCGCGACAGCGATATCGCCCGGTTTGGCACCAGCAGCCCCAATGGCCGCAAACTTCAGGCGCTGGCCGCACCGCTGGATATTCCACCGCTGGAGCCGATCCCACAGGACCACGTCCTGACCCGCACTTTTTACCTGCTGCAGGATTTCCCCGGCCGCTTCACCGCCCGCGATGTCTGGGTCGAAGCCGCCCCGCCCGACGCCGAGTTGATCGAAGGAATGCCGTTCCGCAACCTCAACGACAATGTGACGCCCGTGGTGATTGGTGGCAACGACTGGGCGTCGGCCTGGGCGATGGACACGCGCGGCAACCCGCTGGTGCCGATCGGGCGCGGCTTTGCCGGCGAACGTCAGCGCGAGATCGCCTACCGCTTTGGCGTCAATTTGGTCATGCATGTGCTGACCGGAAACTATAAATCCGATCAGGTGCATGTGCCCGCCCTGCTCGATCGATTGGGGCAGTGATGACCGGAACCATCGTTTTTGATCCACTTTTGCCATGGCCGTTGATCGCGGTCCTTGCGGCCTTGGCTGTGCTGGGGGTGGCGCTTGCCTTGTGGCGTGGGCTGTCGGGCTGGTGGTTGCGGGCGCTGACCGGGCTGGTGCTGGTCGCCGCCCTGTCGCAGCCGTCTTATCAGGTCGAGGATCGCGCGCCGCTATCCGATATTGTGCTGATGCTGGTGGATCAAAGCGCCAGCCAGTCGCTGGCCGAACGCGCGGGCGTCACCGCCGACGCCGCCACAACGCTTGAGGCACGGTTGACTGCCCGTCCAAATACCGAGGTGCGTAGAGTCAATGTTGGTGACGGCGAAGGCGACGCAGGCACCCTGCTGATGACCGCCCTAAACGAAGCGCTGGCCGAAGAACCCCGTTCGCGAATCGCCGGCATTTTGTTGCTGTCCGATGGTCGTCTGCATGATCTGGAACGGGCGCCCGACCTGCCCGCGCCGCTGCATCTGCTGATGACCGGCCGCGAAACTGACTGGGACCGGCGGCTGATCGTCAAGAACGCCCCGGCTTTTGCGATTCTGGGCGAACCTGTCATCCTGACTCTGATGGTCGAAGATGACGGCGCAGCCCCGTCGGCGCTAAGCACCACGCTGGAAATCTCGGTTGATGGCGGTGAACCACAGGTCTTTGAGATGCCGATCGGGCAGGAATTCGAGCTGCCGGTGCCGCTGCCACATGGCGGGTTGAACGTCATCCAGTTCACCGTGCCCGAAGCTGAGGGTGAGTTGACCGACCGCAATAACACCGCCCTCGTGCAGATAAATGGCGTGCGCGACCGCCTGCGGGTGCTGCTGGTGTCGGGCGAACCCCATGCTGGAGGGCGCACATGGCGCAACCTGCTGAAGTCGGATTCCTCGGTTGATCTGGTGCATTTCACCATCCTGCGTCCGCCTGAAAAACAAGACGGCGTGCCGGTCACGGAACTGTCGCTGATCGCCTTTCCCACGCGCGAGCTGTTTCTGGAAAAGATCGAAGATTTCGATCTGATTATCTTTGACCGCTACAAGCGCCGCGGGATTTTGCCGTCGATCTACCTAGACAATGTACGCAATTATGTCGAGCAGGGAGGTGCGGTTCTGATTGCTGCCGGGCCGGATTTTGCCAGCGCCGACAGTCTGTATCGGTCGCCGCTGTCGGAAATTCTGCCCGCTGCCCCGACAGCACGGGTGATTGACGAGGGCTACCGCCCGGTGGTGACTGATCTGGGGCAGCGACATCCGGTCACCAACGGCATGACGGGAGAAGGCACGTGGGGCCGCTGGTTGCGCCAGATCGAGGTGGAACCGAACGACACCGCCAATGTCGTCATGTCTGGTGTCGACGACAAACCGCTGCTGATCCTTGATCGTGTGGGTGAGGGGCGGGTGGCGCTTATGGCGTCGGATCAGGCGTGGCTTTGGTCGCGCGGGTTTGAGGGCGGCGGGCCGCAACTCGAATTGCTGCGACGGCTGGCGCATTGGATGATGAAAGAACCCGAGCTTGAGGAAGAGGCGCTCTGGGCTGAACCGGCGGGCCAAACCATGCGCATCATTCGGCGCACACTCGGGGAAACGGTCGGCGCCGTGACGATAACCCGACCGGATGGCAGCACCGAAGAGG is part of the Puniceibacterium sp. IMCC21224 genome and harbors:
- a CDS encoding DUF4159 domain-containing protein; translated protein: MTLFGALGFVTPWLLLGLLALPVLWLILRAVPPAPIRRLFPGVVLLLGLKDEEQVSDRTPWWLLLLRMLAVAAVIIGLAGPVLNPEDKAQAGGNAPLLVLMDASWASAADWRARVEAMDALLTRAARDDRPVALVRLTAPEAPQFQTADSWRTRLSGVMPEPWEPDAARMTRMATLLPTTGFDTYWLSDGLARDGRAPLLSALEAQGNVTVFESPRSLYALEPAGFAEGNVALTLRRLRPGTASEVAVVAQGLDPAGNPATLARVSVTFEPDAINATTELSLPSELRARITRFEVEGTRSAGAVSLPDDSLRRREVALIAGREDREGLELLSPLHYLHRALEPTADLLDGALLDILPANPDVIVLADVATLGGAEQETLLDWIDKGGLLLRFAGPRLAASDVSRDAEDPLMPVRLRAGGRSVGGAMSWGEPKSLAPFDTQSPFAGLAIPADVTVTAQVMAQPDPTLADRVIAQLTDGTPLVTRKRIGQGQVVLFHVSANAEWSSLPLSGLFVQMLERMAVSSTPTTPEADDLVGTVWQPETVLDAFGAERDGGTLPGVAGEDLVISPLGPDLRPGLYSGSDRSLARNVISAETVLAAAAWPPGIPVEGLTHSRETPLSGWLLGLATLLLLADVIASLTLSGRLRRARVVTPVLALLLVIPQLGRAQDAFALAATSELVLAHVITGDAQLDDLAHAGLRGLSETLFFRTSVEPSDPMAVNLETDELAFFPILYWPVTPSQPTPSDEAYAKLNTYLRSGGMILFDTRDSDIARFGTSSPNGRKLQALAAPLDIPPLEPIPQDHVLTRTFYLLQDFPGRFTARDVWVEAAPPDAELIEGMPFRNLNDNVTPVVIGGNDWASAWAMDTRGNPLVPIGRGFAGERQREIAYRFGVNLVMHVLTGNYKSDQVHVPALLDRLGQ
- a CDS encoding glutamine amidotransferase, with the translated sequence MTGTIVFDPLLPWPLIAVLAALAVLGVALALWRGLSGWWLRALTGLVLVAALSQPSYQVEDRAPLSDIVLMLVDQSASQSLAERAGVTADAATTLEARLTARPNTEVRRVNVGDGEGDAGTLLMTALNEALAEEPRSRIAGILLLSDGRLHDLERAPDLPAPLHLLMTGRETDWDRRLIVKNAPAFAILGEPVILTLMVEDDGAAPSALSTTLEISVDGGEPQVFEMPIGQEFELPVPLPHGGLNVIQFTVPEAEGELTDRNNTALVQINGVRDRLRVLLVSGEPHAGGRTWRNLLKSDSSVDLVHFTILRPPEKQDGVPVTELSLIAFPTRELFLEKIEDFDLIIFDRYKRRGILPSIYLDNVRNYVEQGGAVLIAAGPDFASADSLYRSPLSEILPAAPTARVIDEGYRPVVTDLGQRHPVTNGMTGEGTWGRWLRQIEVEPNDTANVVMSGVDDKPLLILDRVGEGRVALMASDQAWLWSRGFEGGGPQLELLRRLAHWMMKEPELEEEALWAEPAGQTMRIIRRTLGETVGAVTITRPDGSTEEVPLTEVSPGRFEALYQGEEIGLYRLQEGDESAVIGLGPAAPREFEQTIATATLLEPVIDAVRGGAPRLEDGVPAIREVSAGRPAAGRGWIGLTPRNAFETMDVTQTPLLPAWLVLLLAAGLIVGAWLREGRS